The sequence aatttatttctttattaaaattttctttatcgTCATTCGTtattaacatttactatctcttcttgttctttttattttaataattttttatagttttttttttttggcattctagtttcttggacttgtaacaataatgataaaaaaatttaaaataaaattttaaatattaaagtaAAAGATAAGTGTGTACTGTCTAGTCCAATTATaggagagaggggaaaaaacttataaatatgttattttaataggcaaaattaagtaaactaataattgtgtgttaaaaacaagtctaacaacttattagattcaaattcaaataaaagtacaaattttaacaaaaaatcttattttaaagcatttgtctaTGTATTGTACGATACGTATGATTTTACAATACGATACGATTCATATGATACGCATACTGTATCGTACGATTCATGAGCACTTATGATACGTCGATACGATACGGAACTTTTTATACACGATACGATACGTATCGCGTATCGTACGATACTAACAACTATGATCGTGGGgacaaaagaattcaaagaGATGGCACTTTTGTTCTCTTTCTCATAAGGCAAAGCACCATAAATATTCGATACACCATTTCAAATCTTAAGAATGGACTTTTACATCGCTTTCTAGTTTCTAAGGACCACTTTTGCagattaggatttttttttctttaccaaaaCAAAAGTAGTCACTGATTTTGTAGCATAACATCATTAACTTCGTAATAGCGTACGGCTTACGAAAAAGTAGTAGAATGGCTTTAGAATTAATACAAACACAATTGTATGTTGAGTTGATAAATTGTGATTATTATAACATTACTTTTGCTGAAACAATCACtaatattgtttttaatttactGGAATCACAATATGCTAATTTAATAGTTGTCAAAAacattgtgaaatttattatgtaTTTAAACTTGTAAGGGACGGattttggggcccaagcccagcgagcgattctggcccaaaagaccctcaacaatgaatttgtagagagtgggacGTAGAACTAGGTCTTGACAGAGTAAACGTAATtgttagtaagccatgcaaccatttGAACGTGGGAATACTTCATTAGGTTTCCTGGGATAACAGTTCGTAAGGCTGTATCCCAAAGTTTCGTTTACAgaattcctttctttctctctcttcctttccttactttttgctcTCCAGCCTCCGATCCCCTGAtcatgggggttttcttctcttatatagcatccttcgaATGATAATGACCCtatacttgttgatcatctgggcctctacttgagtgcctgtcccattgGACATCCTCCcccttttctgtgagttgcacttgccaagataatactgttctcctGTCCACTCCACATTActgcggctggaaaagtagcttccttgcatttaatgcggcagttgtggttgccccctgAATGTCAagcattttcctttgattttagATGACCTTTCACCATGTAAAGGGTGTGAATTGGACTCCCGTTTGGTGCGTCCGAGGAggcactcctcctcggacgccccTTAAACAAGCCCGGCCCAACATGGTTGGGTTGGGGGTCCTCTGTCTGTGTTTTCGCTTCCTATTATGGTTGGGCTTTGTATGGGTACCACGGCCCACAGTTTACTGGCGAACTttaccccccacaatagcccctcaaaattccggctCTTCCTTcttggtccgaggaggaaaggcGGGATTTTGATACCCACTGGACAGTTCGTTGTGGGTTCCTGCTTTACACGTGCGGGGGCGTGCCCTCACATGCCTCATTAATGTTGCAGGCATTTATTGTCCCTAGGGGAAGTAATTGCAGCTTTTGGAGTTTTACGTTCTttcaatccaacggttggagACCGGATCAACGGTGGACAACATTTCATTTGCTCTAGGCGGGAGCGTGTCTGTCCAACTCCCTCTGAGTATATAAGGTTTTGAAGGCGTTCCTTCCTCGCTTTTGACGAACACTCCAGTATTCAGAACATCTTAGAGCCTTCTCCTTCAGCGCATTCTTACCTTCGCCGCCGTTCTCTTGAAGATTCCGTAGAGCTTCTTACCCGTAAATGTGCGCTTCTTCTTCGTTACTCTTTATTAGACAAACTGCCTTCACGTTGTCTAGGATTAGAGGGGATGGGTAGGCTTGAAAAAATGGTAGACTCTCCGGCCGGTATGGCGGGCTTCAGGGCGAAGTATCGTATTCCACCGGAGGTAGGTTTAGAGTATTGCCACCAGGAGGAAATTTTGTTCAAGAGAAGAACGGGGGAAGTCGCAATTCCAATGATAGCCTtcgtggaaggaggaatgacgattCCAATGGAGAGAATAACTAGGGACTACCTACGTGGTCATAGATTGGCCCCACACCAGTGCACCGCGAACCTGTTCCGGATCCTGGGGTGCGCCGACGCCTTAAACgaccagatgaacctcggcctttcatGGCACGACGTGGTTCATCTTTATGAATGCCATAAGCTCGGCGACTCATACTCCCTAAAGTCCAGGACTGACGAagtgaggttgatatcctgtcttcccaagtccagcaaaggcttgaaggacgaccaTCTGATCGTCTCCGGACCATGGCATGACAGCCTTCACTGTCCGACTAGGTCAGGAACGCCAGGTGGGGTGTCATAGAATTAGACTCCGTGAGGAGGACCTTAGTTTTGagctctccccccccccccttttttctttctttctttctttttctttttattttgaacttgTTGGTTTGGTTGTACGCCTCTTCGGACTAACGTAAACCCTTTAACGGCCTTTGCAGACAAGGAGCGAACATCCCCTCGGCTGAGCTTGGTCAACGTCCAGGCTCTAAATTACCTCCTGAGATCTGAGATTTTCGTAAGCGAGGACAAACAATTACGGTCGGCTCCTTTGATTTTGGACTACGTTCCCCTCACTCGATCCTTGGTAGACCCCGGCCAAGCTATAAGGGCTGCCAGTCCAAGCTTGGCACGTATTGACGTATCCATACCGGGGTTCCTTGCTTCAAGAGACTTACCTCCTATCCAGCTGCCTCCCCAACGTGCCTTTCCCGCAGTGGTTATCCCAGAGGAGGAGGCTGGTTCTTCGCATTCATCCTTAGAGGAACAAATAGACCAGTTCTATTTTACCGAGGAAGGAAAGGTGTCGGCCAGGGTAGTAGAGCTCTCGGACTCCGACGCTGATTTAGACCGTGCCTCAGCGGCTCCTGATACTGGTTTAATCATCGCACAAGTTGATATCAGCGAGGagactgaagaagaagaaggaatggattTGAAGCCAAGGACTGGCCTCAGGGGCCTTCTATCTAACAGGAGCAAGGGGCAGTCCTCTAAGGACATCTCGAAGGAACAAACTGCCCCTAAGACTCCTGCTCCTCCTCTCCCTCCCTCCTCGGACGCGACGCTGCAGCCTATGCCTAACTTAAGGCGAAAAAGGCCTATAGAAGAAACAGAGGAGGGAGAGATTGGCCGTGAAAAGGCCAGGCCTCAGAAGAAAGGCAAGGAGGCGAATAAGCCCCGAAAGAGGAGGACCAGGTCCACTGACAGCCGAGACGAGGTGGCCATTCGTAGGGAACACCGAACATGGTCGCCGCGGATCGAATTAGACGGCGCCCCGATCGCCTGGGATGCGATTCTATGGGAATCCAAACGGGAGCAGGCATCATTCTTGGCCGAGGCCCTGCAGCAGCCTCTTCTCTTGCCTCGTGATATGGAGGGGCTCAGAAAGACTCGTTAGCCAGAACTTTTCATGTCATTGAAGAGGGACATGGCCATGTTAAGTGGAATCTTCTATCTCGTCTCTATAACGTGTACCCTTTTATCGTCATGTTTTCATAGGGTTTTTATTTACTTCCAAGCGCAGgtcactcaacaaatttttgttgcGGAGGAATGGGCCAAGAAGGCTCGTGAAGACTTGCATAGGGAGGCTCAATCCCGCTTTGCCGCCGAGAAGGCCGCTGGCGATCTCAAACAGGATTTTGAGCGTCAggataaagaaataaaggaggTGAAGAAGGCTCATGCGAGCGCGGAAGCCGGCCTTAAGAATGTCGAAAAGCAAGCTGACGATTTGCGTATAAAGCTCCGCCAATCTGAGGAGAAGCTTACGGCGGAGCAGCAGGCGGTCTCAACGCTCAAGGTTGAACTTGCAAGGACCAAGGAGGAGGCCTGCTTGGCCAGGGAAGCTGCTGAGAAGGCTGTGGCGGCCTCATATGAACGTGGAGTCCATGATACTGAGGCTAGGCTGGCCGAGGAAGTTGCCATTGTCTGCAGGGAATACATCACCACGTCCCGGGGTGTAGCCCTGGATCGGGCAACTGTCCCAGTGGATTCTGATCCCAGGAAGGCTGAGAACATCTTTTTCCCAGAGGACATACGCGAGATTCCTGACGAGGTTGCCTCCAAAGAGCCTCTTCCAACAGACTCCTCTATTCCTGAGGCTCGGGGCAATGAGCAGGCCGCGCAGGACAAGCTACCCGAGGACAGCCTTTCCATCAACGAGATCGTCGCACAGGCCAAGGAGGTTGCCCCAGGGACCCAAGCAGCTGATGATCAGCCCACTCCTGCTCAGGGCTCTTAGGACACTAGTGTAGGATTTATTTGTCTTATCTTTTATATTTCGTTTTGTTTTGCCTCGCCAGTGTCTGTAAACAGAACTGcttttggattttaatgataaatgttattttctttcaaatattattatcttcttcttttcccttttttctctctttttttgttttcatcatgAATGGATGTCTATTCCATCACTAACTGTTGATAACTGAGCGTAAGCGAATGAATACGTGAATAGAACGGTGGTTAATAATTAGGCGAACTGGCTGCGAACCTTATTTTCCCCAAGTCCCTGATCCGAAGAGCCAGACAGGATTTGGGCCCTATTTAACACTTAGGGAGAATTGCGctgcggttaatttcccccgaGTCTGTggccgaagagccatgcaggacttgggttctgtttaactcttggtAAGAATAgcttaattgttaatttcccccaagtctgtggccgaggagccatgcaggacttgggttctgtttaacacttaataaGAATCGtttcgcggttaatttcccccaagtctgtggccgaggagccatgcaggacttgggttctgtttaactcttggtAAGAATAgcttaattgttaatttcccccaagtctgtggtccagagagccatgcaggacttgggttctgtttaacacttaataaGAATCGcttcgcggttaatttcccccaaatctgtggccgaggagctatgcaggacttgagttctgtttaacacttaataaGAATCGtttcgcggttaatttcccccaagtctgtggccgaggagccatgcagaacttgggttctgtttaatacttaataAGAATTGCACAGTAATACGGCAGTTAGAAATTatatctttcattaataacagtaccttttcaggttgtttacattccaaagGCGTGGCACTACACGTTCGTCCAAGTCTTCCAAAAAGTAGGCTCCTATGCCGGCTACAAAAGTGATGCGgtacggtccctcccaatttGGTCCGAGCTTTCCCCATGCGGGGTTCCTCGTAGTGCCTAAGACCTTCCTCAGTACTAGATCCCCAGGCGCTAATGGTCTAGACTTCACCTTGGCGtcgtaaccttgcttgagcttctACTAATAGTTAGCTAGGTGGACCATCGCGCCCTCCCTTCTTTCGTCGATGAGGTCCAAGCTCTTCTCCAGAAGTTTGTTGTTGGTAACGGGGCAGAAGGTGGTGGTCCTCTGGGTTGGGAAGTTTACCTCCAGCGGAATgacagcctcggccccataggtcattgaaaaaggggtttccCCTGTGGACCTACGAGGCATGGTACGGTATGTCCACAAGACATGGGCTAACTCCtctacccatcttcccttcgcGTCATCTAGTCTCTTTTTCAGTCCATTCATTATGGTTTTATTGACGGCTTCCGCTTGTCCATTACTCTGGGGGTAAGCTGGCGTGGAGTACCGGTTAACAATTCCTAGCTCACTGCAGTACCTTCTGAAGGCTTTACTGTCAAACTAGAGCCCGTTGTCCGACACAAGGGTGTGCGGGGTGCCGAACCTGGTGACTATGTTTTTCCAGAGAAACTTCTTGACATCGacgtccctaatgtttgccagcgcctcagcctccacccatttggtgaagtagtcggtgccgacgagaagaaattttatgttCCCTGTTGCCTTGGGGAATGGACCAAGTATATCTAGGCCCCATTGCGCAAATGGCCAAGGACTGGACAAGGGGTTTAGCTTTCCACCAGGCTGGTGTATGCTTGGagcgaatctctggcattggtcgcacttcttcacataatcCAGGGCTTCCttatgcatgctcggccaccaataacccagCGTTAAGGCTCTGTGAGACAAAGACCTACCCCCCATGTGACTtccgcaaattccttcatgtaacTCTTCCAGGATGAGTTCTGCAGCCTCTGGGTGCACACAGAGCAAATACGGCCTCGAGAACGAACGTCTGTAAAGTTTAGAGTCCTCCGACAACCAGAATCGAGTAGCTTTTCTCCTGATTTTGCCAGCCTCAACCTTATCATCTGGTAAGGTGTCATGCTTTAGGTACAGAAcgatagggtccatccagctcggtCCAGCCCTGATGTTATGTATTCCAATCCCATTGGCCTTCTCTGTTAATGGACGGAGGATCTCTTCTACCAGTATGACTCAAGGTAGGGGttgagccgaggaggtagccaaCATCGCGAGAGAATCAGCATGAGTGTTCCCACTTCTAGGTACGTGCGTCAAGCGgaagtgatgaaattgggtctGCAGGTGCTTAACCTGAactagatactcttgcattctttcatcctttGCCTCCATGTCTCCGTTTACCTGCCCCACAATAAGTCTTGAATCCGAGAACATGTCTACAGACTTCCCCCTCATTTTCCGGATCATTCCCATTCCCTCCAATAGCGCCTCATATTCGGCTTCGTTATTCATGGCTGAAAAACCTAGTCTCAATGACTTCTCTATGGTTATCCCTTCGGGTGAAAGCAGGACAAGTCCTAACCCTAAGCCCCTTTGGTTCGATGCACCATCAATGTATGCTTTCCACCAAGTGAGTCCACGTGGGGAAACTGGGCTGCTCACCCGCTCAACAGCCCCCAGTAAGACCGACACCTCCTTTCCTTCTGCTGCAGGCTCCGCAAATTCTGCCACTAGGTCGGCGAGGACCTGGCCCTTTACagcggtgcgaggcatgtatctaATGTCAAAGGCGCCCAAAATCATTCCCCATTTTGCAATTCTACTTGTGTAATCGGTGCTGCGCAGGACGGATTTTAAGGGGAGTTGAGTTAACACCACAACAGTGTGTGCTTGAAAGTAGTGGGGCAGTTTTCTTGTGGCATGTACAATGGCCAAGATAGCCTTTTCGAGGGGGAGGTAACGGGTTTCTGCCTCCTGCAGGGATTTGCTAACGTAATAGACTAGTCGCTGTGTGCAGTTGTCTTCTCGGATTAGCACCAAGCTTACTGCGTGCGGGGCCACAGCTatgtaggcaaacaaaacctcatcGGCCTCGGGGCTGGACATAATCGGCGGTTGGGCGAGGTAGTCCTTTAGCTGTTGGAAAGCTATAGCGCATTCCTCAttccactcaaatcctttccacttgtgtaataggagaaaaaatggCCTGCATCTATCTGCTAAGCGCgagatgaaacggtttaaagcTGCTATCATACCAGTAAGCTTCTGGACTTCCTTAGggttccgaggaggctgcaagTTATGGATGGCTCTTATTTGGTCAGGGTTAGCCTCAATGCCTCTGtgagtcaccatatagcccaagaactttccagatcccactccaaatgaacatttggttGCGTTCAGCCGTAGTTTATACTTTCTTAGTATTTGAAAAACGTTGTCGAGATCATTAATATGGTTGGGAGCCAGCTTACTTttaaccaccatgtcgtctatgtacACTTCAATGTTTTTTCTCATCTGctgttcaaacatcctggtcatcatcctttggtaggttgacccggcattttttaggccgaagggcatcactttataatgataatttccaactggggtgacaaaagcagtcttctccTAGTCTTCGGCGGCCAAGggtatctggtggtagccctgaaAAGCGTCTAGAAAACTCATTCTAGGATGTCCGACAGTCGAATCTACCAACCGGTCTATCCGAGCATAGGGAAGGGatcctttgggcacgccttgtttaggtcggtgaagtctatgcagacccgccatttcccgctcttcttccttaccactaccgtgttggctaaccactcgggatagaagacctctttgatagcccctgctttcttcaatcttgtgACCTCTTCTATCACGACGTCGGTATGTTTTTTCGACGGTCGTCGAGGAGCTTGCCTCTTAGGTGTTATGGCCGGGTTCACATTAAGGCAGTGGCATATGAAATCTGGGTCGACCCTGGGGGCCTCATAGGGGTCCCAAGCAAACACGTCTAAATTCTGTCGGAGGAAAGCAGTCAGTGCCGACTTCTCTTGGGGCTGCAATTCCAAGCCAATTTGAAAAAACCTCTCAGGGTCAGATCCGACAAGTACTTTCTCCAACTCCTCACAGTTCACCTCCATGGCTGGTCCTCCACTGGCCGCAGTTGGGACCGTAGTCATTAATTGCTATAAACCGTTCTCGGCCGAAGTGGAAGTTATACGATCCTGCTGCCGCAAGATTgccgacaccatgcattgcctagctCCTCCCTGGTTCCCTATTATCTCTTTGATCTAACCTCCTGATGGatacttcaccttttggtgcaAGGTTGACGACACAGCCCCTAGTGCATGAAGCCATGGCCGAGCCACGATGGCTGTGTAAGGGGAGTATGCATCTACGACAATGAAGTTCACTTCTACCACATCTGAGTCTGTTTGCACAGGTAACCTAATCATGCCTCTCGGGATGACTACCTTTCCTTCAAAGCTAACCAGGGGGGAATCGTATGGCAACAGGTCTTCCTGCTTCAAGTTCAATCCCTTATacaaatcagggtacattatctccacTGCGCTGCCTTGATTAACTAACACCTTTTTCACGTCATAACCTCCTATCCTGAGCGTCATGACTAAGGCATCATCGTGGGATTGGATAGTTCCTTGTTTGTCTTCCTCCGTGAACCCGATTAATGGCGTGGCGCTCATTTTAGCCCTCTTGGATTCCCTGTCATCTGGCTTAGTCGGGAAACTGCTCACTGACATTACCCTGAAAGGGACAGAGCCTGTCCTTCCAGGTGCGGCGagaatgacattaattgtgccaatgggtggcctcaACGTACTTTGTCTGGTTTCATTGTTTGATGGTTCTTGCCATCCTTCAGAGCGATGCAACAGATGTctcaacttcccttctcggacgaGCCGGTCTAAATAGTTCTTCAGGTTCCTGCAATCATCAATAGTGTGACCTGGCTCCTGATGGTACGCGCAATACAGGTTCTGATTACGCTTTAATGGGTCGccagccatcttgttcggccactgAAAGAAAGGCTCATACTTCACCTTCTCTAGGATTTTGTGAAGAGGTTCTCAgaacacagcatggactgcctGAGCCCTAGTAGATCCGGACTGCTCTACATAGTCCCTTC is a genomic window of Quercus lobata isolate SW786 chromosome 2, ValleyOak3.0 Primary Assembly, whole genome shotgun sequence containing:
- the LOC115970280 gene encoding uncharacterized protein LOC115970280 produces the protein MAGDPLKRNQNLYCAYHQEPGHTIDDCRNLKNYLDRLVREGKLRHLLHRSEGWQEPSNNETRQSTLRPPIGTINVILAAPGRTGSVPFRVMSVSSFPTKPDDRESKRAKMSATPLIGFTEEDKQGTIQSHDDALVMTLRIGGYDVKKVLVNQGSAVEIMYPDLYKGLNLKQEDLLPYDSPLVSFEGKVVIPRGMIRLPVQTDSDVVEVNFIVVDAYSPYTAIVARPWLHALGAVSSTLHQKVKYPSGG